The following is a genomic window from Carassius auratus strain Wakin chromosome 15, ASM336829v1, whole genome shotgun sequence.
ctccatttatcttctgaacacagtttaagatattttagatttagtccgagagctctcagttcctccattgaaactgtatgtacggtctactgtccatgtccagaaaggtaagaaaaacatcatcaaagtagtccatgtgacatcagagggtcagttagaatttttttaagcatcgaaaatacattttggtccaaaaatagcaaaaaccatgactttattcagcattgccttctcctccgtgtctgttgtgagagagttcaaaacaaagcagtttgtcatatccggtttgtgaacgaatcattcgatgtaaccggatctttttgaaccagttcaccaaatcgaactgaatcgtttaaaacggttcgtgtctccaatacgcattaatccacaaccTGGTATGTTTTATTCTGGATGGTTCTGGATCACTCATGTCTTCagtctcctctttaataaactcaatGTTTAATAGCATGaatgattttcttcttcttcataaaGACTAGGTATCAAAGGCGTATTGCTGCTCTCTTCAGTCAATCGAAGATCTCTGCCTAGAAGTTAAATTCTCTCATAAAGTCCAGTGATGTGTACAATTTTTACAAAGAGCCTTTGTTGTTTCATATTCCTTGTTATTAAGAATTTGAGATAAAGATGATATTCCAGATTTCAACAGTTCTTGCAGTTCGATGAATAACACACTCCATCATTACATATTTCACAATGCTAAAATTATAAACCTTTAATTTCAATTTTGCTATGTcttaacgttcaccttggagattgaaaatgtttcttttttgagaccccaggagcacaaattcagacccagaacaataaaacccacagaagaggtgggagttcaaatgAGGAATCTTTattattaccaaactgcagggagaggaagagcagATATAAGTTaggatctgcaagattaaccgcaacctgatgtgatccgaccacctcagagaaaaccagtgttgagctgttgcaagagcttttgaagcaatgcagctgtggtcaaagagttctcctGTGTTTGGAgcgcgatcgcgaatcattttactcagttgggagttcggagcgggttcgcgaatcatttgagtcagtctggggatcgcgaatcattagaatcagttcgggaagagggttcgcgaatcatttgagtcagtttgggagttcggagtgtgaatcatttgagtcagttctggagttcgtagctggttcacgaatcatttaattcagttcgggagttcgtagcgggttcgcgaatcatttgagtcagttcgggagttcggagcggttcgcgaatcatttgagtcagttctagagttcaaagtgggttcgcgaatcatattaGTCAGTTCGGAGTtcgagcatgaatcatttgagtcagttcgggagttcggagcgtaaatcatttgagtctgttcgggagttcggagcgtaaatcatttgagtctgttcgggagtttgaagcgggttcgcgaatcatttgagtcagtttggggatcgcgaatcatttgagtcagtttaggagttcggagcgggatcgcgaatcatttgagtcagttcgggagttcggagatgGTTcgtaaatcatttgaatcagttcgggagttcagagcggatTCGGCCCaagtgttaacatacagttttaattaatattattatgtggaatgggtcttcAGCTGacactgttttgtttttctttgttgatTTCAACGGTTCTTATAATGCTACAGTAACGCtgcaataacttttttaaataagatatttttattcttttttcctgggggtaaaattataatttaagtgcattttttcttattttgcatattgcatataaaaaaacaaaacaaacttgcATAAACGTTTGTATTAAGATTACTTTTCTTACCCCACTCGCAGATAATTGtttttggtaaaatgtacttaaaatagaTTCCAAAATACCCAATTGACATATCTCCCATTCTGAAAAGCACAAACCctgtttccctcatttcagggttaacatactcagagttttcactgaACCTCCTTTCTGAAACAGGGTCTCTGATGGTAGTTTGTCTCCTGTAGGATGATGTAAATATTCCTAACATTTATAAACAGTTGAGCCATGAAAAGCTGGACAAACAGGGAAAATCTTTCGCATGCAAACTATAAATATAAGGCATATTACACTTAACATGGGGGTTTTAtgtctgtttcacacatactctgtttgtggtgtgtatttgttatacacttATGTTACAAGATCAGAGGCTAATTCTTTATGAAGTAAACTTTGTAAAACTAAGTCTGCTGTGTTTCACATTCAACACGTGGCTTTTTGGCTAGGCTTAAAACATGAAGAAATGCAAAGGCTGTTTTTAAGCAACATGCCAAGTATTTAAGTTCTTCTACGAATGCTTCAATTGTTTGAAACAACATCCTATAAAATGACCATAAAAACAACTTTACAGTCAAGCTTACAGAAAAACAAGTCGTTCTAGAAAATGCTAAGCCTCATTTCAGCTTAAAATATCTGTAGACTGACTGGCTGGATAGAAAATAAAACCTCATTCTCATCTGATAGTAGATGATGCTTACAGAAAagcaaaaaactaacaaaacagcAGTTACTTTTTAGTTAAAGCAACGCATCAGCTCATTCAAATAATAAACGAGCGGAACTGACGTGTAGCATATGACGAGAAGACGGAAGTCACGTGACCTAACTGGGAATTCTGTCATGTGATGGTACCGTTTGCAGCGAAGTGCTTTACAGTCAACAGACGAGAAAACCAAAAAAGCGCTTCAGAGACGAAAAGCTCCCACAGAGAAGAGGTTAAACCTGCTTGACGGCGGTCATGGGGTGCTGTTTCAGCAGCGATAGCGAAACGTCGGAGCAGGTACATCACATTTAATCAATATACACCCAACTAGctataaaatacagctgaatgtGCGGTTTGTGTTCCTGTAATCAGAATCAACACACGATTAATATTGTTGAATGTGTGTTTAATTTCTCAAGAACAGGCCAGTACTGAGTGTGTTTCAAGACAAACGAACAAACTTACTCTAATGCATAATTTAAGTATTTGTTTCATCAGAATAACAAGTTTAAGGCTGATTTCACATGAGACATGTCATAATGGAGCAGATGTGTCAGATCTGATGTGCAGGGAAATTATACACACACTTAGACCACATTGAAAATCTGTGATTTATGAGTTTGCTctgtttaaaacagaaaaaagccaatgcaaataaatttaaaattaaaatttctaaACATTCTCACATTGTTATGCTtgctgtattatattttattatctattgTATATAAGCAGtgtaaaacttttattattattattgttctcagtcctcaatgtttttattttttattttacttgtgcTCTATCTCATagactttaattaatttaatcaaatatatatctCCAACTAAAATCCTTATAGATGAATCACAAAATTGAAATGTGTTCTTCGTATGAATCACTTTTAAACATGGTTCAAGTTTGTTTGTATGATGTAAGAAGTCATTTAGCAGATTTAGTGATTTATTTGGATATTTATGACTGGTTCAGTTCACCTTGGAAACATgttcctttaaaatgtaataatttgcaGACTTCACTTAGGACATGTGGCACAGACATATAGCTTTTTAGTAATTGTTTTAGTCCACTTTTGCCTGCTCAAAAAAGTGAACCGCTGGTTTTACAGAATGTGCGATGATCTTGTTTTTGACTGAGCCTCTTTTTGACTCTTTTGTGCAGAACGAAGAGGTGAAGCCATTGATTCCCGACCCAAACTTAGACAGAAAACCCACCAATGGCTCGGAGCGAAACGCAGACAGCCTGCCGTCCAACCGTACGGATGAACAGGCCCTGCTCACAACCATCCTCCAGCGGACTGCTCTGTATGACACACACAATCCCTTTCTTCTGTAGTCTGGGATGTTGGTAGATTAAAACTCCTTTTTCTTTCCTTGTTGATTAGGAATATAATCGATGTGTCGGCTGTTGATTCTCAAGGCATGGAGCAACATGAATACATGGACCGAGCCAGACAGTACAGGTGCGTCACACTGCTGAAACACCATTGATATGAAGCGTAGACACGACTGGATGTATGTTATTGTGACCACGTGTGGGACGTCATAACCATGCATCACCAGAAGTGTGATATGTCAGCTTTTTTGACCTGATGAAGATTGCACATAGGTTGTGTTTATGCTGAATCATCATGTGTGTTTGTTAAAGCTCCAAACTGGAGGTGTTGAGCAGAACGCTGTCTCAAAAGAAGCCTGTTCCTCTCCCGTCACTGACCAGTCAACCTCACCAGGTGCTCGCCGCTGACCTGGTCCCCCACGCAGACGTACAGCAGGTCAGACTCTGTTATTAAATATCCATATCAGTGTAGATTAGACATGCCAAGACCTGGTGTGGAAATTATTAGTGATTGATCACCGAACCGAACAATTCAGTCAACATGCAATATATAAATAAGCTAATGAAGTTTAATTGTAGCAgttaaaatgtatgcatgtatgctttaaacagctgtttttatttaaaaacacattgttaTTAAGTTAGAGGTTcattggtatttttttatttatattttgaaaaagatGGTGttcaccaaagatgcatttagGGCTGTATAAACAATAATGTTGTGAAGAGTTTAACGTAACCGTTTTCTATTTCAGTGTTCTATATTAGTGTTCTATATATTTATGTtgaatagaacgttcaaaagaacagcttttatttgaaatagaaatcttgtttaacattatacatatcttcactgtcccttttgatcattaaaatgcgtccttgctaaataaaagtattaatttattttgacaaGCAGTAGTGTAAAAAATGATAACATAAATTGTGCATTTTCCATTGATCAGGCTGTTGTCAATGTGATGAATATGAGTCATTATATCACTTGatattattctatattatttacCGTTTTAATTTATTGCTTTGCTTTCCCCCTCAGGTTTCTAAGATCGCTGCGTACGCCTACAGCGCCATCTCACAAATCAAAGTAGATGCCAAGGAAGAGCTGGTGGTACAGTTTGCTATACCATGATTCAAAAGATGGACCTCCTTCCTCCCCAGTTCcgctgtttttctctctttctagcCCTTTAACTTCTCCCAAACTTCTTGAGATGCAGACGCTCGTGTCTTTATTCTCTGAAGGCCCTGCAGATAaatataattcaccccaaacagagcTCCTTGAGTAAATCACGTCGTCCCAGAGGGTAGAAACATCTGATCTACTATCTTTGCTTTGACGAGTTTTTCATGCATTAATCGAATCCGTTTTCACCAAAACTCAGCGGCGTCAAGCTGCTACGATTGCTCGGGTgagattttgtttagttttatccgTTCTTATTGATTCTTCTTCTCTTGGCTTTTCAGTTTCCTGATTATTTGGAGATTGTTAAACCAAGTAGCACATCCAGACTTCTCAATTATTGTACTAAAGTGAATTGTATATTTTCTCCGTTTGCCTGGGTCATCTTAACACACAGGTTATGGTGGATTCTCCTGTAGTGTTCTTCAATCACTGTGGTTCGTTATTTCTAATTCATTCTCACAATTGTATGCACTGAGATTGGGATCCAGAGTGGGATGCATAATACTTCTGTCTAACCAGAGTAGCATGCATGTAATATCGCATTAaccttcttattttattattctctATATAACTAATTTGCTTTGTGTGGCTGTTTTTCAGCTGTTTCAGATGTGAGTCTATCACTGTAAACCACCCAAGAACGGAAAGCATATGATGTCCTGCAACTTTAGACATAAATTTGTGTAATTTCCCCAAATCGTTTACCTCTATTTGCCAATAAACCATCAGGTTGGATGCCATATTGAATTTTTACGCAGATGATGATAAAGCTACTATGGACGGACTCACCTTACAGTCTTTACAATAGCACTCACTGGATACAAATCATATAAAGTCACAACTCTTCAAGAGTTTCTGTCTCCTGAAAGTTTTCTTGGGACAATCCATTCAATGCACTATGCTTCAgtccctcacagcctcattttcattccagttaaaaattaaacatggcACTCCTCTCACGAAGGTCTACATCACAAGCATACGTAGATCAGTGAGCTGTATGCAGCTTTTATGGTGGATGGTAAATATCCTGGGATGTTTCAGAAGTTTAATTGCTTTTAACGGAAGAGAAAGTGTTTCTCTTACCGTGCACCTTTCCTATAATCCTCAAATGGTCATGCAGTTGTAATGAAAATGGCAAAACCCGGTTAAACCGAGCCAGAACAGCGTGGCCTGTCTAACAAATAAACATAATGTCAACTCCGAATGTTTGGGATGGGGAGCGGCTTCGAATTGGAAGTGATTCGGTTTGTAAATGATGTTTTGTGTCAATGCCTTTAATGTACAGAGTGTAAAATGATTCGAGATGAATGATTAATACGTGTGTAGCGTGAAGTGTAAACGGCTCTAGGGCGCCCCCTGGCTGCATTACGCCTTAGTCGTAAGGCTTTGCGATGTTTTTAGCCAAGCAAACAGGGTTGCATTTACCTTGCCTGTTCCActtttaacataataaaaaaatattattacattgctTTAAGTAAgtccatacattttttttgctgttgtgcaGAAAACAAGGAAAGGACTAGTGAATTAAAACAACTAGCGTTCTTTCCCGAGATGCCACACAGTAtgtttgtgtaattatttatttagattttatgtatttatgtaagcTCACAGACCAGTGTGGCACTATTAGCTCTCTAGATCATGGCAAGGCACCTTTGTCTTTCTTTGAGGTTTTAAAAGGGataaaatgcgctgcaaataTTTAGTTTTCTGCTGCAGTGTACTAATAGTgttcaagtttgtttgtttgtttgttacctAAATGTGGAATACTACCTGATTTAGAGAGAAAACATTTCTTAGCCTAGTACCAAAAAATTAATCTCAATATTCTGTTAAAAcggtttttgtttaattaaattatgcattaaagactttcaaaattataaagttgtttttattttagcagaCATACATTGGTGTACAGTGAGAATGCTACTCTTGATTTGCTTACTGCAATTCTCAAAGAAACTCTATGCCATTTTCTAGTTAAATAAACGTTTCTCTGTTGCTTAAGATGTTTCAGCACTTACTCCTGTGGCTTCATCAACAACTAATGAAGAAACACTGGCTCACTGAAGTAACAGCTCTATAACTGTCTAACTGTTTTGGAGGAGCCTAGTTTATCATTTAAAGTCAGCTCACTGTTGCAGATCAATCCGTAGCTGTAACTCCACATTCATGTTTATTAGACGTATCAGGATGTCGAGTGGAGAAGGTTCAGTCCACTTTGCTGTGACTCATGGATTTGCGTGGGTTTCTGCTCCTCTGCCAAACTGAAGTCAGCTCTCGTTCCTGTTTGGTGACCGCACTGAAATCAATCATCTTCACATGAGGAAGGGTGCTGATCACATGTGTCCTGAGAGAGAGGCAGACAAGCAACTTCgtcaaataatttaatttattttgtggttcTATAAACAATTCTGAGCAATTCAACATTTCATGACAGAGAAATAGATAATGCTTCACATCAAGGTTCGGTTTGTTAAAGTTAGTGCACTTCTTTTGATaacttaattttataaaataatataaaaataatatttgttttctctctAATTATAATGGACTTTTGAGATtacagaatataaaataatgtaataaaagcttttaatgtaaaaaaaaactggcatgcatacatttataatcagttttacatttattttattttgtttttattaaaagactgaaaacacttatttataaattatattatagccTCAGTTGTTTCTTTTTGATTTTCAGAAGCAAGTCTGCCCTGGACATACTCTTGTTAGATTGCAGGGCGTGCACTGAGAATGGTTTTACACATGCACATGTCGTGTGCTTATCAGAACTATATGTGATTACTGTTGCTATGCACATGACAGCAGAGGTCTGTAACAGGATCCTAACCGCAGTTTCAGCACCTGTTGTGTCAGGATCGCCACAGCACAGAGATCCACAGTGGAAAATCACCCACTTTAGACACAGCAGGATGCATTCACTGCATTTGACGTAAAGCATGTTTGTGGTGTACAGAGACAAAAATTAACAATCTGTTATTTTCTCAATTTTCTCTGTTTCTTTTGTGTTGCACGGACGAAAGTCAGTTATACAAGGTTAGAAAGACTAGAATTGTCATTTATGGAAACCCTTCTGCTCCCTGACTTGTTCATCttcctgacctttgacctttgattGTACCTGTAGTCAGGCTCGGTCACTATGGGGTTGCCATGCAAAGTGATGGTGTGTAGAAACGGCAACACAGCGAGTTTATCCACTTCTGACAACTTACAAATACGGTTTCCATGCAGATACAACAAGCGCAGCTCTTTGAGTTGAGTGAGAACCTGACGGAAAGAGAGAAGGTTGTTTTTTCCCAAATAAGTTCCTCTCGTATTTCAGTAATTGCACCAATTGTGCTCAGTTGAGTGCATACTGGGTGGATGTGTTGAAACTCGTTGAAGGAGAGGTCGAGCCAGGCCAGACGCATGGGGTCAGCGTAAAGAACGGAGAGTGTGTCCATCAGTCCTGTCAAGTCTGAGAGGAAGTTGTTGTTGAGTCTGAGCGTTGTGCTGAGGATCTTCTGCTCGGAGTTACGCTTTAGTGGACGAGCACCTGGATTAGGCTCATCAGACAGCATGTCTACGGAAACACAGATTGTAAACAGCAATGCATTTGTTATGTGTACACATACATTTAAGAGGAAAAACAGGAGGGTAACCTGTAAAGAATGACAAGTTTTTAGAATTGCCTTTCAATAAAAGCAGGCAAAGAATTGCAAACACATTGTTTTTAAGCTTTTTTCTTCTTAGACAGTTGTATtgattatttctttaataaaaaaaagaaaagaaattttgGATCTGTGATTGTGGAATTTGGTTAGCATCATATTTATTAGtcaaattaaaaattgtaataacaCACTTATCATTATATATTTCACTCCTGATGAAACCTGAAAATCTTGGACGGAAACAAAATCGTAGatattaattccttttttttttcctggaaagCTCTAAATTAAGGTTTgcaccagggggcaaggaactcgaccggaagttgaagtcgggtgggggctgccatcttttagcagaacttcacttgcgttagcattcccattgactcccgttcattttggcgtcactttgacagcgaataactttacatctgaggcgtttaaagactccgtttgtccattatttatttctaaagatacacgacaatgtataaaggactccattaccttctatgttacattatggccccgtataaacagtttttagttttagcatttttttttgctaaaaaacgctaaaaatgggcttcatttgtctcaattgagttccaatggggtcgctgtgtccatttcttttactgtctatggtttgcACGCCACCTATCAACTCCGCTCGCTTCTGTGAACCGGGGGAACCGATTCATTTGAACGATCCGAATCAAAAGAACGACTCGTTTACGTATCTGACTATCATGGTTCATTTGAAAATGTGCCTTATTTATTTACGTTTCGATtttcattaatgtaaaaaataaaaggcagAAAAATAATTCTGACGTTAAAATGAAGGAGTGGCGCTAATGAGCTAAACTTTTTAAAGCGATAAAAGTATGAACTGTAGAAACACACCTGAAACTGTGTTGAGCTCCCGAAATGAAAAATCCACTGGAGACCCAAACATGTCCCAACCTCCAGAAAGCAAGATTAAAAACTACAAATTGAAATACgatgtaaaattacaaaaactaattaatcttgaaaatgcaaaaaaaaatgtattcacatgCAATGACAATTAAAAAGTAAACCCAAAATAAAGTAGTAATTTAAAAAACTTCTCATGTTCaattttaattgttctttacccACGGCAGGCGGACCTAAACAAAGTTACTATAGAAACAATTGGCATCGCATAGCATTCTGGGAGATGTAGTTCGTTCGGTTTCTTTTTCGTACTACTTCCCTTTCTTTGTCTGTTTCATGATTAGACATGACTATAAGCTTTATCTTTTCAAATCTCTAAAACTATAAGTGGAATACATTACTTTTTTGCGTTTTATAACGATAGCAAAGAGCTTAGACATTTGAAAAACTTCCTACAGGGGCGTTGCGGAAGAAACTGCGTTTCCATTGGCTACTTCAATTTGAGTTAGCCAATGAGAATGGGCCTTTGAGTCATCACGTGACGACCAACATATACAGTCGGCGCTGCGTTTGAATTTGAAAACGTTTCAGTCAGAGTTTCGATGTGTGTCTTTGCCTCATCTCACCCTGAAATCacggtaaaaaaacaaacattaaattcaTTATAGTATAATATTATATTCAGCATATATTTTATGAGGGCAGTGTTTATCCCACGATGATATGTAACGTTAACGTAAGTAGTTTAAACTGCGATAAGGTTAAAGGGCAAA
Proteins encoded in this region:
- the lamtor1 gene encoding ragulator complex protein LAMTOR1: MGCCFSSDSETSEQNEEVKPLIPDPNLDRKPTNGSERNADSLPSNRTDEQALLTTILQRTALNIIDVSAVDSQGMEQHEYMDRARQYSSKLEVLSRTLSQKKPVPLPSLTSQPHQVLAADLVPHADVQQVSKIAAYAYSAISQIKVDAKEELVVQFAIP
- the lrrc51 gene encoding leucine-rich repeat-containing protein 51 encodes the protein MFGSPVDFSFRELNTVSDMLSDEPNPGARPLKRNSEQKILSTTLRLNNNFLSDLTGLMDTLSVLYADPMRLAWLDLSFNEFQHIHPVLTQLKELRLLYLHGNRICKLSEVDKLAVLPFLHTITLHGNPIVTEPDYRTHVISTLPHVKMIDFSAVTKQERELTSVWQRSRNPRKSMSHSKVD